A window from Drosophila miranda strain MSH22 chromosome Y unlocalized genomic scaffold, D.miranda_PacBio2.1 Contig_Y2_pilon, whole genome shotgun sequence encodes these proteins:
- the LOC108160357 gene encoding glutathione S-transferase S1: MADEAQAPPAEAAPPAECEAPPAAEGDAPPPAEGEAAPAEPAEPIKHSYTLFYFNVKALAEPLRYLFAYGAMEYEDVRVTRDEWPALKPTMPMGQMPVLEVDGKRVHQSISMARFLAKTVGLCGATPWEDLQIDIVVDTINDFRLKIAVVSYEPEDEIKETKLVTLNAEVIPFYLEKLEQTVNDNDGHLALAKLTWADVYFAGITDYMNYMVKRDLLEPYPALRGVVDAINALDPIKAWIEKRPVTEV, encoded by the exons ATGGCCGACGAAGCACAAGCACCACCTGCCGAGGCCGCCCCACCAGCCGAATGCGAGGCCCCACCAGCTGCCGAAGGCGATGCCCCACCACCGGCCGAGGGCGAGGCGGCACCAGCCGAACCCGCTGAGCCCATCAAGCACAGCTATACCCTGTTCTACTTCAATGTGAAGGCCCTGGCAGAACCACTCCGCTATCTGTTCGCCTATGGCGCTATGGAGTACGAGGATGTGCGCGTCACCCGCGACGAGTGGCCAGCCCTGAAGCCGA CTATGCCCATGGGCCAGATGCCCGTGCTGGAGGTGGATGGAAAGCGTGTGCACCAGAGCATCTCGATGGCCCGCTTTTTGGCCAAGACCGTTGGCTTGTGCGGCGCCACTCCGTGGGAGGATCTGCAGATCGACATTGTTGTTGACACCATCAACGACTTCCGTCTAA AAATTGCAGTCGTCTCGTACGAGCCGGAGGACGAGATCAAGGAGACGAAGCTGGTCACGCTGAATGCCGAGGTCATTCCATTCTATCTGGAGAAGTTGGAGCAGACCGTCAACGACAACGACGGCCACTTGGCCTTGGCCAAG TTGACTTGGGCCGATGTCTACTTTGCCGGCATCACCGACTACATGAACTACATGGTGAAGCGCGATCTGCTGGAGCCGTATCCGGCTCTGCGTGGCGTGGTCGATGCCATCAATGCCTTGGATCCTATCAAGGCCTGGATTGAGAAGCGTCCCGTCACCGAGGTCTAA